In Gammaproteobacteria bacterium, one DNA window encodes the following:
- a CDS encoding archease, whose translation MQAHWEHFEHLADIGVRGYGDTPAEAFAQAALALTAIVTELEAVRPVEQVAVRCEDEDLEYLFVAWLNALVFEMATRRMLFSRFDVQIEAGVLRATLCGETVDRERHRPVVEVKGATLTELAVHSLPEGGWLAQCIVDV comes from the coding sequence ATGCAGGCGCATTGGGAACATTTCGAACATCTGGCCGACATCGGCGTGCGGGGCTACGGCGATACGCCGGCCGAGGCCTTTGCCCAGGCCGCGCTGGCGCTGACCGCCATCGTGACGGAGCTGGAGGCGGTGCGTCCCGTCGAGCAGGTCGCGGTGCGGTGCGAGGACGAGGACCTCGAATACCTGTTCGTCGCCTGGCTGAACGCGCTGGTCTTCGAGATGGCGACGCGCCGCATGCTGTTCAGCCGTTTCGATGTCCAGATCGAGGCCGGCGTGCTGCGCGCCACGCTGTGTGGCGAGACGGTCGATCGTGAGCGCCACCGGCCGGTGGTGGAGGTCAAGGGCGCCACGCTGACCGAACTCGCCGTCCATTCCCTGCCGGAGGGCGGCTGGCTGGCGCAGTGCATCGTCGACGTCTAG
- a CDS encoding RtcB family protein — MDVQRFERMTDFAWRLPAQGAMRVPGVIYASESLLRDMDDKVGEQLANVAALPGIVSAAYAMPDAHWGYGFPIGGVAAFDAAEGGVISAGGVGFDISCGVRTLHTGLMEADVLAVQEELAEQLFWSIPAGVGSTGAIRLNSTEMHDMLAGGARWAVGRGWGCEEDLQRIEEQGCMAGADPDAVSDHAKRRQRDEMGTLGSGNHYLEVQKVTEVYDAETAAAFGLRPGQIKVSIHCGSRGLGHQIGTEFLTRMAKTAGQYGISLPDRELACAPIDSPVGQRYIGAMRAGINCALANRQIITHLTRQAFARLFPDVDMPLLYDVSHNTCKLETHEIDGAQRAVYVHRKGATRALGPGHPDLPPAFTAIGQPVLIGGTMGTASYILVGTRESEQRAFSSACHGAGRAMSRHQATRQWRGRALRDELAQRGILVRSPSDRGIAEEAPGAYKDVGGVVESADRAGLARRVARLEPLICIKG, encoded by the coding sequence ATGGATGTTCAACGCTTCGAACGCATGACCGATTTCGCCTGGCGCCTGCCGGCCCAGGGGGCGATGCGGGTGCCCGGCGTGATCTATGCCAGCGAGTCCCTGTTGCGCGACATGGACGACAAGGTGGGCGAGCAACTGGCCAACGTGGCGGCGTTGCCGGGCATCGTGTCGGCGGCCTACGCCATGCCGGATGCGCACTGGGGGTACGGATTTCCGATCGGCGGTGTGGCCGCCTTCGACGCCGCCGAAGGCGGGGTGATTTCCGCCGGCGGGGTCGGCTTCGACATCTCCTGCGGGGTGCGCACCCTGCACACCGGACTTATGGAAGCGGACGTGCTGGCCGTGCAGGAGGAGCTTGCCGAGCAGCTGTTCTGGTCCATTCCGGCCGGGGTGGGCAGCACCGGGGCGATCCGCCTGAACAGCACCGAAATGCACGACATGCTGGCCGGCGGCGCCCGCTGGGCGGTGGGTCGAGGCTGGGGTTGCGAGGAAGACCTGCAGCGCATCGAGGAACAGGGCTGCATGGCCGGTGCTGACCCGGACGCGGTGTCCGATCACGCCAAGCGTCGCCAGCGCGATGAAATGGGCACCCTGGGTTCGGGCAATCATTATCTCGAGGTACAGAAGGTGACCGAGGTGTACGACGCAGAGACGGCGGCGGCCTTCGGTCTGCGGCCCGGCCAGATCAAGGTCAGCATTCACTGTGGTTCGCGCGGGCTCGGCCATCAGATCGGCACGGAGTTCCTGACCCGGATGGCGAAGACAGCGGGCCAGTACGGTATCAGCCTGCCGGATCGCGAGCTCGCCTGCGCCCCGATCGATTCGCCGGTCGGCCAGCGCTATATCGGCGCCATGCGCGCGGGCATCAACTGCGCCCTCGCCAACCGCCAGATCATCACCCATTTGACGCGCCAGGCCTTTGCCCGGCTGTTTCCCGATGTCGACATGCCGTTGCTTTACGACGTGTCGCACAACACCTGCAAGCTGGAAACGCACGAGATCGACGGCGCGCAGCGGGCGGTATACGTGCATCGCAAGGGGGCGACGCGGGCGCTGGGTCCCGGGCATCCGGATCTGCCGCCGGCCTTTACCGCAATCGGCCAGCCGGTGCTGATCGGCGGCACCATGGGTACGGCCTCCTACATTCTGGTGGGTACGCGCGAAAGCGAGCAACGCGCCTTCAGTTCGGCCTGCCACGGGGCCGGGCGCGCCATGAGCCGGCATCAGGCGACGCGGCAATGGCGGGGACGCGCCTTGCGCGATGAGCTGGCGCAGCGGGGCATTCTGGTGCGCAGCCCCTCCGACCGCGGCATCGCGGAAGAGGCGCCGGGCGCGTACAAGGATGTGGGCGGGGTGGTCGAGAGCGCCGACCGGGCTGGCCTGGCGCGTCGCGTCGCCCGCCTCGAACCCCTGATCTGTATCAAGGGCTGA
- the polX gene encoding DNA polymerase/3'-5' exonuclease PolX: MPVHNADIARIFDEIADILEIEGENPFRIRAYRNAALNVREYGRDLGSLVAADEDLTRLPGIGKDLAAKIEEIVTTGECAALKRLHKRVPEAVTELLDIPGLGPKRVRALYHELDIHSREQLARACRTGAVRALSGFGAKTEQRILQALEAHTSETRRFKRAIAEQYADGLVAWLKRGPGVESVAVAGSYRRARETVGDLDILVTARDGAAVMAHFLEYDEIREAVSHGETRSTVYLKSGIQVDLRVVEAAAFGAALHYFTGSKAHNIAVRRLGQREGLKINEYGVFRGKRRIAGRTEKEVYASVDLPWIPPELRENNGEIEAARQKALPKLVQREDLRGDLHCHTRASDGHNSIREMAEAAHAAGLEYLAITDHTQHLRVAHGLDSTRLLKQMEEIDALNEKLKGITLLKGAEVDILDDGGLDLPDDLLARLDVVIAAVHSNFNLPRAKQTRRILRALDNPRVHILAHPSGRLIGEREPMDLDIPRILRHARKVGVVMELNASPDRLDLTDVYCRVARDEGVRVAINSDAHSVDQFANLRFGIDQARRGWLESDDVVNTGRLKKLRAALKR, from the coding sequence ATGCCGGTGCACAATGCCGATATCGCCCGGATATTCGACGAGATCGCCGATATTCTGGAAATCGAAGGTGAAAACCCTTTCCGGATCCGCGCCTACCGCAATGCGGCGCTCAACGTGCGCGAATACGGGCGCGATCTCGGCTCCCTGGTGGCGGCCGACGAGGACCTGACCCGCCTGCCGGGCATCGGCAAGGATCTGGCGGCCAAGATCGAGGAGATCGTCACCACCGGGGAATGCGCCGCCCTGAAACGCCTGCACAAGCGGGTGCCCGAGGCGGTGACCGAACTGCTCGACATCCCGGGGCTGGGGCCGAAGCGCGTCCGCGCCTTGTATCACGAACTCGATATCCACAGCCGCGAGCAGCTTGCCCGGGCCTGCCGGACCGGTGCGGTGCGGGCGCTGTCGGGATTCGGGGCCAAGACCGAGCAGCGCATTCTGCAGGCGCTGGAGGCCCATACCAGCGAGACCCGGCGCTTCAAGCGTGCCATCGCCGAGCAGTATGCTGATGGGCTGGTCGCCTGGCTGAAGCGTGGCCCGGGGGTGGAGTCGGTCGCCGTGGCGGGCAGTTATCGCCGCGCACGCGAGACGGTGGGCGATCTCGACATTCTCGTCACCGCCAGGGACGGGGCGGCCGTCATGGCGCATTTCCTTGAATATGACGAGATCCGCGAGGCCGTTTCCCACGGGGAGACCCGCTCCACCGTGTATCTGAAATCGGGCATCCAGGTGGACCTGCGGGTGGTCGAGGCGGCGGCCTTCGGCGCGGCCCTGCATTACTTCACCGGTTCCAAGGCGCACAACATCGCAGTGCGCCGGCTGGGGCAGCGGGAGGGATTGAAGATCAACGAATACGGGGTGTTCCGCGGCAAGCGGCGCATCGCCGGGCGTACCGAGAAAGAGGTCTACGCCAGTGTCGATCTGCCCTGGATTCCGCCCGAGCTGCGTGAGAACAACGGCGAGATCGAAGCGGCACGCCAGAAGGCCTTGCCGAAGCTGGTGCAACGCGAGGACCTGCGCGGCGATCTGCATTGCCATACGCGTGCCAGCGACGGCCACAACAGCATCCGCGAGATGGCCGAGGCGGCGCATGCGGCGGGACTCGAGTACCTGGCGATCACCGATCACACCCAGCACCTGCGGGTGGCGCACGGGCTGGACAGCACCCGGCTGCTGAAACAGATGGAGGAGATCGACGCCCTGAATGAAAAGCTGAAGGGTATTACCCTGCTCAAGGGGGCTGAGGTGGACATCCTCGATGACGGCGGGCTGGATCTGCCCGACGATCTGCTGGCGCGTCTGGATGTGGTGATCGCCGCGGTGCACAGCAACTTCAACCTGCCGCGGGCCAAACAGACGCGGCGGATTCTACGGGCGCTGGATAATCCCCGGGTGCATATCCTGGCTCACCCGAGCGGCCGGTTGATCGGCGAACGGGAGCCGATGGACCTGGATATACCACGCATTCTGCGTCACGCGCGCAAGGTCGGTGTGGTGATGGAGTTGAACGCGAGCCCGGACCGGCTGGATCTCACCGACGTATATTGCCGCGTGGCGCGCGATGAAGGGGTGCGGGTGGCGATCAACTCCGATGCGCACAGCGTGGATCAGTTCGCCAATCTGCGTTTCGGCATCGATCAGGCACGGCGCGGCTGGCTGGAAAGCGACGATGTGGTGAACACCGGCAGGCTGAAAAAACTGCGCGCGGCGCTCAAGCGCTGA
- a CDS encoding diguanylate cyclase: protein MDAKPLIEELAIIIVDDMQFSRAVLKNSLERRGYADIRMAASGAEVLALLRQRGADVVLADWVMPEMNGLELADAIRSLDEQTNRYTSIILFTAKEGGEALVEAFQHGVDDYLTKPVHELELAGRVHAAGRISTLQNTLLITTQALELDNRHLRTLSMMDELTGLGNRRHLDEELAAHLKHVHARGGGLCLAMLDIDHFKAVNDTYGHESGDALLRSVATRLRRAVRPTDSLARISGQQFAAVLYYPESGQFRPSVFDRILSDIGNRPFYIDDQEIHITASIGVSCVMNGIDAVLPSPEELFAQTEHRLQEAKQQGRNRIVIG from the coding sequence ATGGATGCAAAGCCATTGATCGAAGAACTCGCCATCATCATCGTGGACGATATGCAGTTCAGCCGGGCGGTACTGAAGAACTCACTGGAAAGACGCGGCTACGCCGACATCCGCATGGCGGCCAGCGGTGCCGAGGTGCTCGCGCTGCTCAGGCAACGCGGTGCAGACGTGGTGCTGGCTGACTGGGTCATGCCGGAAATGAACGGCCTGGAACTCGCCGACGCGATACGTTCCCTGGACGAGCAGACCAATCGCTACACTTCGATCATCCTGTTCACGGCCAAGGAGGGCGGCGAGGCGCTGGTCGAGGCGTTCCAGCACGGCGTGGACGATTACCTGACCAAACCCGTCCACGAACTCGAACTGGCCGGCCGGGTGCATGCCGCAGGGCGCATTTCGACCCTGCAGAACACCCTGTTGATAACCACCCAGGCGCTGGAGCTGGACAACCGCCATCTGCGTACCTTGAGCATGATGGACGAGCTGACGGGGCTCGGGAACCGCCGCCACCTGGACGAGGAACTGGCCGCCCACCTCAAGCACGTGCATGCCCGCGGCGGCGGGCTGTGCCTGGCCATGCTGGACATTGATCACTTCAAGGCGGTCAACGATACCTATGGACATGAAAGCGGCGATGCACTGCTGCGCAGTGTGGCCACTCGCCTGCGGCGCGCGGTGCGCCCCACCGACAGTCTCGCCCGCATCAGCGGACAGCAGTTCGCCGCCGTCCTGTATTACCCCGAAAGCGGACAGTTTCGCCCTAGCGTCTTCGACCGCATCCTGTCCGATATCGGCAATCGCCCCTTCTATATCGACGATCAGGAAATACACATCACCGCGTCCATTGGCGTGAGCTGCGTCATGAACGGGATCGATGCCGTACTGCCATCACCCGAGGAGCTGTTCGCGCAGACGGAGCATCGTCTGCAGGAAGCCAAACAGCAGGGGCGAAATCGCATCGTCATCGGCTGA
- the rnt gene encoding ribonuclease T — protein MSDQHTWIPMGQRFRGFLPVVIDVETGGFNSQTDALLEVAVVLLGANPEGNLHIRETLSRHIQPFEGANLEPASLEVNGIDPFHPLRIAYPEKDALGELFSAIRKAVKENECKRAILVGHNAPFDLGFINVAAERCGIKRNPFHPFSTIDTVTLGALAYGQTVLSRAVQAAGFPWDNDSAHSAVYDAERTAELFCHIVNIWHEQIGVVPFSKTQPAD, from the coding sequence ATGAGCGATCAACATACCTGGATACCCATGGGACAGCGCTTCCGGGGCTTTCTGCCCGTCGTCATCGACGTCGAGACCGGCGGGTTCAACTCGCAGACGGACGCACTACTGGAGGTCGCCGTCGTTCTGCTGGGTGCGAATCCCGAGGGCAACCTGCACATCCGGGAAACCCTGTCACGGCACATCCAACCCTTCGAAGGCGCCAACCTCGAACCCGCCTCGCTGGAGGTGAACGGCATCGATCCTTTTCATCCGCTGCGCATCGCCTACCCTGAAAAGGACGCCCTGGGCGAACTGTTTTCCGCCATCCGCAAGGCCGTAAAAGAAAACGAATGCAAGCGCGCGATACTGGTGGGGCACAACGCACCGTTCGATCTCGGCTTCATCAATGTCGCAGCGGAACGCTGCGGTATCAAGCGCAATCCCTTTCATCCCTTCAGCACCATCGACACGGTCACGCTGGGTGCCCTCGCTTACGGGCAGACGGTGCTTTCCCGCGCGGTGCAGGCCGCCGGCTTTCCCTGGGACAATGATTCCGCCCATTCCGCGGTATATGATGCGGAACGTACGGCGGAACTGTTCTGCCATATCGTCAACATCTGGCATGAACAGATCGGCGTGGTACCGTTCAGCAAGACGCAACCTGCGGACTGA